The following proteins come from a genomic window of Streptomyces sp. ALI-76-A:
- a CDS encoding class I SAM-dependent methyltransferase, which yields MHPIRPTRAAEFWEARYQGGGRIWSGRPNPLLVREVSDLAPGSALDLGCGEGADAVWLASRGWRVTGVDVSRTALDRAAGHAADAGVGDRVVWERHELGVTFPEGSFDLVSAQFLQSPVPLDQDGVLARAAAAVAPGGTLLVVMHAGWPSWQEEAPFEADFPTLKGLLAGLALPDADWTVHTLETVRRPSLSPEGTEGHRDDNVWRIRRDDS from the coding sequence ATGCATCCCATCCGTCCGACCCGGGCCGCCGAGTTCTGGGAGGCCCGTTACCAGGGCGGTGGCCGTATCTGGAGCGGCCGCCCCAATCCGCTGCTCGTGCGTGAGGTGAGCGACCTCGCGCCGGGCAGCGCGCTCGACCTGGGCTGCGGTGAGGGGGCCGACGCGGTGTGGCTGGCCTCGCGCGGCTGGCGGGTCACGGGAGTCGACGTCTCCCGTACGGCCCTGGACCGCGCGGCCGGCCACGCCGCCGACGCCGGAGTCGGCGACCGCGTCGTGTGGGAGCGCCACGAACTGGGCGTGACGTTCCCCGAAGGGTCCTTCGACCTGGTCAGCGCCCAGTTCTTGCAGTCCCCGGTGCCGCTGGACCAGGACGGGGTGCTGGCGCGGGCGGCCGCCGCGGTGGCGCCGGGCGGCACCCTCCTCGTCGTCATGCACGCGGGATGGCCGTCGTGGCAGGAAGAGGCTCCCTTCGAAGCGGACTTCCCCACGCTCAAGGGCCTGCTGGCGGGCCTCGCGCTCCCGGACGCGGACTGGACCGTGCACACCCTCGAAACAGTGCGCAGGCCGAGCCTCTCCCCGGAGGGGACCGAGGGCCACCGCGACGACAACGTGTGGCGAATCCGGCGCGACGACAGCTGA
- a CDS encoding DUF1996 domain-containing protein yields the protein MVGGGGLVGVNVYASATEGGEGEGQPGAQAPRAATIDCPDVGAELTTVPDEARVDVDKELAFLDQQIAEAYQRLQDPATAARFSSDDAVAEGITDPLGEERAATIERIAAAIDRVGDRPEGLDTLAPCTLRKAENQDGGADGGQEQGDDAEGGQGQDGGQQGNGGQAGNGPVAGDYADITTVQPAAQGPQAQGGGSRGTFATSCGVNENGLFNSDNVIVAPGVSNGAHHFHDYVGNQSNDAFASDDDLANAETSCADQDDKSSYFWPVLRLQNGTQEQDADAPGGGIEGNAGEIVTPKQATLTFVGNPRGKVTAMPRLLRIITGDAKAFVNGTANANASWSCTGFEDRQLKDKYPLCPQGSDVVRTFKFQSCWDGRNIDSANHRTHVAFAQADGSCPAGFQAIPQLVQRIVYDVDAPSLQDGGRTTPLFAVDSFPEQLHKPVTDHGDFINVFGEDLMAEMVDCINDGRNCDAGAGGGDAGGDNGGDNGGDAGGDNGGDAGGDNGGDNGSGGGGDQGSGGGEEPTEEPTEEPTQQPTPPASDAPDEGNGNAEPGGAGDEETALPPAATPGAGAPQDDSPVEPGRDDPKVYTSPSTAPTADAAPTEPGNEVEAQDIGEAVTAGPTVGAVAQPSGGARTEPQAVGGNLAETGTQLWPAAAGGVLLICGFVLFMRSRRGSA from the coding sequence ATGGTGGGTGGTGGTGGATTGGTAGGCGTCAATGTGTACGCGTCCGCCACCGAGGGAGGCGAGGGCGAGGGGCAGCCGGGTGCGCAGGCTCCGCGAGCCGCCACCATCGACTGCCCGGACGTCGGCGCCGAGTTGACGACCGTGCCGGACGAGGCGCGGGTGGACGTCGACAAGGAACTCGCCTTCCTGGACCAGCAGATCGCCGAGGCCTACCAGCGGCTCCAGGACCCGGCGACCGCCGCGCGGTTCAGCAGTGACGACGCGGTCGCCGAGGGGATCACCGATCCGCTGGGCGAGGAGCGCGCCGCGACGATCGAGCGGATCGCCGCCGCGATCGACCGTGTCGGGGACCGGCCGGAGGGGCTCGACACCCTCGCGCCCTGCACTCTGCGCAAGGCCGAGAACCAGGACGGCGGGGCGGACGGCGGTCAGGAGCAGGGCGACGACGCCGAGGGCGGGCAGGGCCAGGACGGCGGCCAGCAGGGCAACGGCGGTCAGGCCGGCAACGGTCCCGTCGCCGGCGACTACGCCGACATCACCACCGTCCAGCCCGCCGCGCAGGGCCCGCAGGCCCAAGGGGGCGGCTCCCGGGGCACCTTCGCCACCAGTTGCGGAGTGAACGAGAACGGCCTGTTCAACTCGGACAACGTGATCGTCGCCCCGGGCGTCTCCAACGGGGCCCACCACTTCCACGACTACGTCGGCAACCAGTCCAACGACGCCTTCGCGAGCGACGACGACCTGGCGAACGCCGAGACGAGTTGTGCGGACCAGGATGACAAGTCCTCTTACTTCTGGCCCGTGCTGCGGTTGCAGAACGGCACCCAGGAGCAGGACGCCGACGCCCCCGGCGGCGGTATCGAGGGCAACGCCGGTGAGATCGTCACCCCCAAGCAGGCCACCCTCACCTTCGTGGGCAACCCGCGCGGCAAGGTCACGGCCATGCCGCGGCTGCTGCGCATCATCACCGGCGACGCCAAGGCGTTCGTCAACGGAACCGCCAATGCCAACGCGTCCTGGAGCTGCACCGGGTTCGAGGACCGGCAGCTGAAGGACAAGTACCCGCTGTGCCCGCAGGGCAGTGACGTGGTGCGCACCTTCAAGTTCCAGAGCTGCTGGGACGGACGCAACATCGACAGCGCCAACCACCGTACCCACGTGGCGTTCGCGCAGGCGGACGGCTCCTGCCCGGCCGGCTTCCAGGCCATCCCGCAGCTGGTGCAGCGCATCGTCTACGACGTCGACGCGCCGAGCCTCCAGGACGGTGGCCGCACGACCCCGCTGTTCGCCGTGGACTCCTTCCCCGAGCAGCTGCACAAGCCCGTCACCGACCACGGCGACTTCATCAACGTCTTCGGTGAGGACCTGATGGCGGAGATGGTCGACTGCATCAACGACGGCCGCAACTGCGACGCGGGCGCGGGCGGTGGTGACGCCGGTGGTGACAACGGTGGTGACAACGGTGGTGACGCCGGTGGTGACAACGGTGGTGACGCCGGTGGTGACAACGGTGGTGACAACGGTTCCGGCGGAGGCGGGGACCAGGGCTCCGGCGGGGGCGAGGAGCCGACGGAGGAGCCCACCGAGGAGCCGACGCAGCAGCCGACGCCGCCCGCCTCGGACGCCCCGGACGAGGGGAACGGGAACGCCGAGCCCGGTGGCGCGGGCGACGAGGAGACCGCGCTGCCCCCGGCCGCAACGCCGGGCGCCGGCGCGCCGCAGGACGACTCGCCGGTCGAACCCGGCCGCGACGACCCCAAGGTCTACACCTCCCCCTCGACCGCCCCGACCGCGGACGCCGCGCCGACCGAGCCCGGCAACGAGGTCGAGGCCCAGGACATCGGCGAGGCGGTCACCGCGGGACCGACGGTCGGTGCCGTGGCGCAGCCTTCCGGCGGCGCGCGGACCGAACCGCAGGCGGTCGGCGGCAACCTCGCCGAGACCGGCACGCAGCTGTGGCCGGCCGCAGCCGGAGGAGTACTGCTGATCTGCGGTTTCGTACTGTTCATGCGCAGCAGGCGCGGATCCGCGTGA
- a CDS encoding lysozyme, with translation MDPVHISITAALSRSRLLAAGALLAACSVHLPPPAASAAGEPTTPARGSAFMGMGVLAHDGRGGVPAATRATQTEGVDVASYQGDVAWPTLWNSGVRWAYAKATEGTSYRNPRFTQQYGGSYGVGMVRGAYHFATPDTAGGAAQADYFVDHGGGWSRDGRTLPGALDIEWNPYGGACYGKSQSAMTAWIRDFLDRYKARTGRDAVIYTATSWWTQCTGDYAGFASANPLWIARYASTAGTLPTGWNTYTMWQYTSTGPTVGDHDKFNGSTDRLRALADG, from the coding sequence ATGGATCCCGTGCACATATCCATCACCGCGGCCCTGAGCCGCTCCCGTCTCCTGGCGGCCGGCGCCCTGCTCGCCGCCTGTTCCGTCCACCTCCCCCCGCCCGCCGCCTCCGCGGCGGGCGAACCCACCACCCCCGCCCGCGGTTCCGCCTTCATGGGCATGGGCGTCCTCGCCCACGACGGCCGCGGCGGCGTCCCCGCCGCCACCCGGGCCACCCAGACCGAGGGCGTGGACGTCGCCAGCTACCAGGGTGACGTCGCCTGGCCGACCCTGTGGAACAGCGGGGTCCGCTGGGCCTACGCCAAGGCGACCGAGGGCACCTCCTACCGGAACCCCCGCTTCACGCAGCAGTACGGCGGCTCGTACGGCGTGGGCATGGTCCGCGGGGCGTACCACTTCGCGACCCCGGACACCGCCGGCGGCGCCGCCCAGGCCGACTACTTCGTCGACCACGGCGGTGGCTGGTCCAGGGACGGCAGGACGCTGCCCGGCGCCCTCGACATCGAGTGGAACCCGTACGGCGGCGCCTGCTACGGCAAGTCGCAGAGCGCGATGACCGCCTGGATCCGTGACTTCCTGGACCGCTACAAGGCGCGGACCGGACGGGACGCCGTCATCTACACGGCCACCAGCTGGTGGACCCAGTGCACCGGCGACTACGCCGGCTTCGCCTCCGCCAACCCGCTGTGGATCGCCCGCTACGCCTCGACCGCGGGCACGCTGCCGACCGGCTGGAACACGTACACGATGTGGCAGTACACCTCCACCGGCCCGACCGTCGGCGACCACGACAAGTTCAACGGGTCCACCGACAGGCTCCGGGCACTCGCCGATGGCTGA
- a CDS encoding glycerol-3-phosphate dehydrogenase/oxidase produces MSAARRARELAATVEGPVVDVLVVGLGATGAGAALDAAARGLDVVAVDAHDLAFGTSRWSSKLIHGGLRYLASGQLGVAHESAVERGVLMERTAPHLVRAQPFVLPLTGLVPHGRAALTWAGLRAGDTLRLAARTARATLPAPRRLSAVETRQLAPALRSGGLRGGLLSWDGRLTDDARLVTALARTAAAHGARVLTRVRALELTGSGARVRDELTGQEGHIRARAVISAAGVWAGGLVDGIRIRPSRGTHLVLRAEHLGPLPTGLHIPVPGETSRFVLVLPQGDGRVYVGLTDEPVEGDVPDVPEAPETDIGFLLDVLGSVLDVPVRRADVVGTFAGLRPLLDTAAHSGTAARTADLSRRHAVLTSPDGVVTVVGGKLTTYRRMAEDAVDAAVAARRLDAGPSPTASLPLVGAAAPHVLGGVPAPRRLLTRYGTEAAAVHALGATDPRLREPVAPGHPVTRAELLWAVRHEGALDESDLLDRRTRIGLVPTDRAAALEAAHEITAEAMAERG; encoded by the coding sequence CTGTCCGCCGCCCGGCGCGCGCGTGAACTGGCCGCCACGGTCGAAGGACCCGTCGTGGACGTCCTGGTCGTCGGCCTCGGCGCGACCGGCGCGGGAGCCGCCCTGGACGCCGCCGCCCGCGGCCTGGACGTGGTCGCCGTCGACGCGCACGACCTGGCGTTCGGCACCTCCCGCTGGAGCTCCAAACTCATCCACGGCGGGCTGCGCTACCTGGCGTCCGGGCAGCTCGGTGTGGCGCACGAGAGCGCGGTCGAGCGCGGGGTGCTGATGGAACGCACCGCGCCGCACCTGGTGCGCGCCCAGCCGTTCGTGCTGCCGCTGACCGGGCTGGTCCCGCACGGCCGGGCCGCCCTGACGTGGGCGGGTCTCCGGGCCGGTGACACCCTGCGCCTGGCGGCCCGCACGGCCCGGGCCACCCTGCCCGCACCGCGCCGGCTGTCCGCGGTGGAGACCCGCCAGCTGGCTCCGGCGCTGCGTTCCGGCGGCCTGCGCGGCGGCCTGCTGTCCTGGGACGGCCGCCTCACCGACGACGCCCGGCTGGTGACCGCGCTCGCCCGCACCGCCGCCGCGCACGGTGCCCGTGTCCTGACCCGTGTACGGGCCCTGGAACTCACCGGTTCCGGTGCCCGGGTGCGCGACGAACTCACCGGCCAGGAGGGCCACATCCGCGCCCGCGCGGTGATCAGCGCCGCCGGCGTGTGGGCGGGCGGCCTGGTCGACGGCATCCGGATACGGCCGTCGCGCGGCACCCACCTCGTCCTGCGGGCGGAGCACCTCGGCCCGCTCCCCACGGGCCTGCACATCCCCGTCCCCGGGGAGACCAGCCGTTTCGTCCTCGTGCTGCCCCAGGGCGACGGCCGGGTCTACGTGGGGCTCACCGACGAACCCGTCGAGGGCGACGTCCCGGACGTGCCCGAGGCCCCCGAGACGGACATCGGCTTCCTGCTCGACGTCCTCGGCTCCGTCCTGGACGTCCCCGTGCGACGCGCCGACGTCGTCGGGACGTTCGCCGGTCTGCGCCCGCTGCTGGACACCGCGGCGCACTCCGGTACGGCGGCCCGGACCGCCGACCTCTCCCGCCGGCACGCGGTGCTGACCTCACCCGACGGTGTGGTCACCGTGGTCGGCGGCAAGCTCACCACCTACCGGCGGATGGCCGAGGACGCCGTCGACGCCGCCGTCGCCGCCCGCCGCCTCGACGCCGGCCCCTCCCCCACCGCCTCGCTCCCGCTCGTCGGCGCCGCGGCACCGCACGTCCTCGGCGGCGTGCCCGCACCCCGGCGCCTGCTCACGCGGTACGGCACCGAGGCCGCGGCCGTCCACGCCCTCGGCGCGACCGATCCCCGCCTCCGCGAGCCCGTGGCACCGGGCCACCCCGTCACCCGGGCCGAACTGCTGTGGGCGGTACGCCACGAGGGAGCCCTCGACGAGTCCGACCTCCTGGACCGCCGCACCCGGATCGGCCTCGTCCCCACCGACCGCGCGGCAGCCCTGGAAGCGGCCCACGAGATCACCGCCGAGGCGATGGCCGAACGGGGTTGA